The Salinicoccus roseus genome window below encodes:
- a CDS encoding M23 family metallopeptidase: protein MAQDRVFPEEFGYHFSNGNFEQIYRQTVQDFQLQMDMETFREAAADFSRNAGSFELKHSNQLEPGIRRYQWVDTGDARMITVAYDSAGDIIGIQFDIYEQFTSDREVTINTYRLPFEGEWFVLWGGNDAFLNYHYPYEHQRYAYDFIRKVDGSAFEGDAEMLESYHAFGSSIVAPRGGEVVKVVDDAEDNLPHYPNMSAPEGNHIIISHGYNEYSLLAHLRKHSVTVKAGDTVETGERIAQGGNSGASDTPHLHFHVMDGVDPYTSKSIRIQFSPSGEPRQGDRVWGRSGQ from the coding sequence ATGGCACAGGACAGAGTATTCCCGGAGGAATTCGGATACCATTTTTCCAATGGGAACTTTGAACAGATATACAGGCAGACGGTGCAGGATTTCCAGCTCCAGATGGATATGGAGACATTCCGGGAAGCCGCCGCTGATTTCAGCCGCAACGCCGGCAGCTTTGAACTGAAGCATTCGAACCAGCTTGAGCCGGGGATCAGGAGATACCAGTGGGTGGACACGGGCGACGCCAGGATGATCACCGTCGCCTACGACAGTGCAGGGGACATCATCGGCATCCAGTTCGACATCTATGAACAATTCACTTCCGACCGGGAAGTGACGATCAACACGTACCGTCTGCCCTTTGAAGGAGAATGGTTTGTGCTGTGGGGCGGGAACGACGCATTCCTGAACTACCACTATCCATATGAGCATCAGCGGTATGCCTATGACTTCATCCGCAAAGTGGACGGCTCGGCATTCGAAGGGGACGCTGAGATGCTCGAGTCCTACCATGCATTCGGCTCGAGCATCGTTGCCCCAAGAGGCGGGGAAGTCGTGAAGGTGGTGGATGATGCGGAGGACAACCTGCCGCACTACCCGAACATGTCGGCACCTGAAGGCAACCATATCATCATATCCCACGGCTACAATGAATATTCTCTGCTCGCCCACCTGAGGAAGCATTCGGTCACGGTGAAGGCAGGCGACACGGTCGAGACAGGGGAGCGCATTGCACAAGGCGGCAACAGTGGCGCCTCCGATACACCGCACCTCCATTTCCATGTGATGGATGGCGTCGATCCCTATACTTCGAAATCCATACGCATCCAGTTTTCCCCTTCCGGCGAACCAAGACAGGGGGACCGCGTCTGGGGCAGAAGCGGCCAATGA
- a CDS encoding PH domain-containing protein — protein sequence MHRKLKSLEDVELHKDEVIGPELVGTIEYEKDGEHSFYGAIIPTTHRLFVNIREADTVKHHPVEYKEITGITTENLLMVGNIIHIWIGNEIVISMKSVSDGKLDKFLNYLYKHRARRLRLDSDASISHTQHHDQQVV from the coding sequence ATGCATAGGAAACTGAAGAGTCTTGAAGATGTGGAACTGCATAAGGATGAGGTAATCGGACCAGAACTGGTCGGTACCATCGAATATGAGAAGGATGGGGAACATTCCTTCTATGGTGCAATCATTCCAACCACACACAGGTTGTTCGTCAATATAAGGGAAGCGGATACGGTGAAGCACCATCCGGTGGAGTACAAGGAGATTACAGGCATCACCACTGAAAATCTGCTGATGGTCGGCAACATCATCCATATATGGATCGGCAACGAAATCGTCATCAGCATGAAGAGCGTCTCTGACGGTAAACTGGACAAGTTCCTGAATTACCTCTATAAGCATAGGGCCCGCCGGCTGCGGCTGGACTCTGACGCATCGATCAGTCACACCCAGCATCATGACCAGCAGGTCGTATGA
- a CDS encoding ABC transporter substrate-binding protein, translating to MKTRLVLMVLLIGVLSACSSFRETGVSEDGSVRQVMTEHTEEIEIPAEPERVVLLRAMDAGNASLLGGNVAGVTDVVKGTRLAEEVLEEDVAYLEHGDIEALKALDPDLIITFTPDEHLFEYQEIAPTVQINYSTAAFSPFRDRLYLAHLYNLGVILNKQEEAEALGDEWLEETTRLQREVGGLTMDRKALVLVEGPDSYYIYGRHSAFGTEAVYDVLGFQMDEDLEEALEDGPVEVSIDDLDGYKADHVFVNTRQQDDGLDTEIAQVMGIDEENVIMQDYDDYRLNDLISIEMQAEDIIERIKP from the coding sequence ATGAAAACAAGACTTGTACTGATGGTGCTGCTCATTGGCGTCCTGTCGGCATGCAGCAGCTTCAGGGAAACCGGTGTCTCGGAAGATGGCTCAGTGCGGCAGGTTATGACGGAACATACGGAAGAGATAGAAATACCGGCCGAACCAGAGCGCGTGGTGCTGCTCCGGGCGATGGATGCCGGCAATGCCAGCCTCCTCGGTGGCAACGTGGCGGGTGTAACGGATGTCGTCAAGGGCACCCGCCTCGCCGAGGAAGTCCTTGAGGAGGATGTGGCATATCTGGAGCATGGCGACATCGAGGCGCTGAAGGCGCTCGATCCGGACCTGATCATCACGTTCACTCCGGATGAACACCTTTTCGAATACCAGGAAATCGCTCCGACCGTGCAGATCAACTACAGCACCGCCGCATTCAGCCCCTTCAGGGACAGGCTGTATCTGGCACACCTCTATAACCTTGGTGTGATACTGAACAAACAGGAGGAAGCGGAGGCGCTCGGGGATGAATGGCTGGAGGAGACGACCCGTCTGCAGCGTGAAGTGGGCGGTTTGACGATGGACAGGAAAGCACTGGTACTCGTGGAAGGGCCGGATTCATATTACATATATGGCAGGCATTCGGCGTTCGGCACGGAAGCGGTGTATGATGTGCTCGGCTTCCAGATGGATGAAGACCTTGAAGAAGCGCTTGAAGATGGACCGGTTGAGGTTTCGATCGACGACCTTGACGGCTACAAGGCCGATCATGTCTTCGTCAATACCAGGCAGCAGGATGATGGATTGGACACGGAGATCGCCCAGGTGATGGGCATCGATGAAGAAAATGTCATCATGCAGGATTACGACGATTATCGCTTGAACGATCTGATTTCGATTGAAATGCAGGCGGAAGATATAATAGAACGCATCAAACCGTAA
- a CDS encoding VanZ family protein: MRQLYEAFQPVIPVFILLFILVIAMTLIIQRKSGYRLDTMRKRMDFLLYLGLMMTIIGILLLTLLPSSNPEKVTQFVPFYSIIDTFEYATDYAIINSIGMNILLFVPLGMFLYIFTKSEFLTTVLACLFSIFIEFLQYMLPIGRISNVDDVILNTLGGIIGMILGLLFSKLGIVYYFFGAGKGNNKD, encoded by the coding sequence ATGCGTCAATTATACGAAGCGTTTCAGCCGGTGATCCCGGTGTTCATACTGTTATTTATACTGGTCATTGCGATGACTCTCATCATCCAGAGGAAGTCCGGCTACCGCCTTGACACCATGAGGAAGCGGATGGATTTCCTCCTCTATCTCGGATTGATGATGACGATCATCGGCATTCTGCTGCTTACGCTGCTGCCGAGTTCGAATCCCGAGAAGGTGACCCAGTTCGTCCCGTTCTACAGCATCATCGACACGTTCGAGTATGCGACGGACTATGCAATCATCAATTCGATAGGGATGAACATCCTCCTATTCGTGCCGCTCGGTATGTTCCTGTACATTTTTACAAAGAGCGAATTCCTGACGACGGTGCTCGCCTGCCTATTCTCGATCTTCATAGAGTTCCTGCAGTACATGCTGCCGATCGGCAGAATATCCAACGTGGATGATGTCATTCTGAACACCTTGGGCGGCATCATCGGCATGATCCTCGGTCTTTTATTCTCAAAATTGGGAATTGTTTATTATTTCTTTGGAGCGGGTAAGGGAAATAATAAGGATTAG